Genomic segment of Myxococcus stipitatus:
GACGAACTCATACATCCGATGACGCTCGTCGCGGGCGAGGTAGGTCCCCCACTGGTACCAGTTGAAGGGATTGTCCGCGCGAGTCGAGTAGGCGTTGTTGTTGCCCAGCTGCGTGCGCATCCACTCGTCGCCGCCCAGGATCATGGGCGTGCCGTGGCTCACCATCATCGCCATGAAGGCATTGCGCATCATCTGCCGGCGCAGGCTCTCGCCGCGCGCGTCGCCCAGCGCGCCCCAGTTGCGGGAGCGGTTGTGGTTCTCGCCGCTCTCCTTGTCGCAGAAGGGGCTGTTGGGGGTGTCGCAGCACACCGGGTTGAGCGGGCCGCACTTGTTCTGCTTCACGTCGTACGCGAACAGGTCGTACATCGTGAACCCGTCGTGCACGGTGATGAAGTTCATGGAGTGATAGGGGCGCCGGCCGTTGCGCTCGTACCACTCCTTGCTGCCGTACATCAGGAACGGGCCATCGGCCGAGCCGGGCCTGCCACACAGCGAGCCCTCGTTCGAGTTGAGCTTCCAGTCGTCCTTGTTGATGAACGAGCGCCACCAGTCGCGGAAGCGGCCATTCCACTCGTACCAGCCGTGCCCGGGCTGGGTGAGCGAGTTGGGGAACTCGCCCATGGGCATGCAATACCAGCCGCCCGCGCTCCAGGGCTCCGCGATGATGCGCGTGTTGTAGCGCTGGAGCACCGGGTCATCGACAATCTCCTGGAGCACCGTGTTCCGAGGGTCGTCCCAGCGGTTGTAGTCCTGGTCCCGCTCTCCCAGGATGGGCGCCAGGTCGAAGCGGAAGCCATCCACGTGCAGCTCTTCGACGTAGAAGCGCAGGCTGTCGATGATGAGCTTGCGCATGGGTCGGTGGTTGGGCCGCGTCTGGTTGCCCACACCCGTGTTGTTCCAGTACGTGCGCCGGTCGCCGTTGAGCCCGTAGTAGGCCTGATTGTCGATGCCTCGGAAGGAGTACAGGCCGGCGACCTCGGCCGGGTCCAGGGAGTCCAGCGGCTCACCAGGCTGCACGTCATCCGACTCGAGCTTCTCGCGCCACAGCCCGCCCTCACCGGTGTGGTTGTAGACGACGTCGACGATGACCTCGATGTTCCGCTTGTGCAGCTCCTCCACCATCCACTTGAACTCGTCGATGACCTGGTGCGGCTGGCGGTGGGCCGCGTAGGACAGCTCGGGCGCGAAGAAGTTGATGGTCTGGTAACCCCAGTAACCGCCATCCAGCGGCTTCTCGTGGATGGGCAGCAGCTCCACGGCGGTGATGCCCAGGTCGGCGAAGTAGTCGGCCTTCTCGCCCATCCCCCGGTAGGTGCCAGGGAAGCGCACGCCGCTGGCGCCGTCCGCGGTGAAGCCCTTGGCGTGGACCTCGTAGACGATGAGGTCCTGCCACCGGTGGCCCGCCCACTGCTCGTCCTGCCGGTTGTCTCGCCAGCGCCGCTCCGCCTCGCCCCAGGCGTATTGGCTTTCGACGATGACGCTCTTGGCGGAGGCCGCATACGTCACCTCCGTGCGGGCGGGACCGCTGGCGGTGCTGCCCTTGCTCCAGTCATGGTCCCGGTGCAGGGCCTTGGAGTACGGGTCCGTCAGGAGCTTGTTCGGATTGAAACGGTTGCCCTCCACATCCACGTCGGCGCGGAAGCCATGGATGGCGCCCGGGAACCAGTCCGGGTCGAACTCCCAGTTGGGTCCCCAGGCACGAAAGCCGTAGTGCTGCCCCAACCCCACGCCTTCCACGTAGACATTCCACACGTCCCCGTAGCGCGTCAGCTCATACGTCCGCGAGGGCCGGTTCTGCTCCGGGTCGTCGAAGAGCAACAACTCCAACCGCGTGGCGTTCTCCGAGTAGAGGGAGAAGTTGACCCCCTGGTCGGAGAAGGTCGCCCCCATGTGCCGCATCGACTCCACGTCGTGGACGGAGTAGCTCGGGGCACGAGGCTCGCTGTGATAGAGCCGCACGTAATCGCTCTCGCCGCAGCCAGTGACGGTCAGCAAGGCGACCAGGGTCGCGCCCCTCGGGAGGAGCCAGCGGGGAGTGCTCATGATGCGGGCTTCCTTAGCATGGCGAGTCATACACGACACTAACGCACCGCGCCCTCCCTGGGAGGTTTGGGCAAAGCCCGAGGCTCCAGGTATGGTGCGCGGCCGTTCTCCCCTCAATTTTCGAGCACGTCTTGGCCGACGTCATCCTGAACGGAATCAAGAAGTCGTTTGGCGCGAACCTCATCGTGAAGGGCGTGGACCTTCATGTGAGGCAAGGCGAGTTCCTCGTCATGGTCGGCCCCTCGGGCTGCGGGAAGACCACCCTCCTGCGACTCATCGCGGGGCTGGAGCAGGTGGACGCGGGCGAGGTGCGCATTGGCGAGACACGCGTCAATGACGTGCCTCCCAGGGACCGCGACGTGGCGATGGTGTTCCAATCCTATGCGCTCTACCCGCACATGACGGTGCGGGAGAACCTGGCGTTTGGCCTGTCGCTGCGGAAGCTCCCCTCGGCGGAGATTGCCTCGCGGGTGGCGGAAGTCGCGGGGATGCTGGAGCTGAGCCACCTCCTGGAGCGCAAGCCCAAGGCCCTGTCGGGCGGGCAACGCCAGCGTGTGGCCATGGGGCGAGCCATCGTCCGGCGTCCGAAGGTGTTCCTCTTCGACGAGCCCCTCTCCAACCTGGACACGGCGCTGCGGGTGCAGATGCGCGGAGAGCTGGCGCGGCTGCACCGCCGGCTGGGCGCGACGATGATCTACGTCACCCACGACCAGGTGGAGGCCATGACGCTGGCCACCCGCGTGGCTGTCTTCAACGGGGGCGTGCTGCAGCAGGTGGGACCGCCGCTGGAGCTCTACCACCGGCCGGCGAACCGGTTCGTCGCGGGTTTCCTGGGCTCGCCCTCGATGAACTTCCTGGAGGCCCGGCGCGACGGGGCGAACCTCGTCGGCAAGGGCTTCACGCTGCTGTGTCCTCCGGACCTCTCGCCAGAGACGCAGCGGGTGCTGGTGGGGTTGCGGCCCCAGGACCTGCGCGTGGCGCCCCTGGGTCCCTTGTCGGGCACGGTGGACGCGGTGGAGCGGCTGGGGTTCGACGGGTATGCCTTCGTCACCACGGAGGCGGGGCCGGTGGCCGCGCGCTTCGACAAGGGCACCCAGGTGTCCGTGGGTGACCGGGCGACGCTGGCCCCCGTGGCGGACGCGCTGCACCTCTTCACCGAGGATGGGGCTCGAGCCCTTCGCCATCCCACGGAGCAAGCGTCGCTGGAGGTGGCGTCTTGAAGAGGTGGGCCGCCCTGCTGCTGCTGGCGGTGGCGTGGAGTGCCCATGCGGCGGACGCGCCCGCGCCGCTCAAGCTGTGGCATGCCTACCGAGGCGGCGAGGAGACCGCGCTCCTCCAGGCGACCGCGCGCTTCACCGAGACGACCGGCGTGAAGGTGGACCTGCTGGGCCTGCCGTATGACGCCTACGCGCACAAGCTGACCAACGCGATTCCGCACGGCGCGGGTCCGGATGTCTTCATCTTCAACCACGAGCGGCTGCGCAACTTCCACTCGCAGAACCTGGTCGCCGCCACCGCGAAGGACTTCGTCCGGGCGGACTACTTCGCGAACACGGTGGAGGCGCTGGAGGTGGATGGCACGGTGTATGGCTATCCGCTCTCGCTCAAGTCGCTCGCGCTCTACGTCAACACGGACCTGGTGCCGCGTCCGCCTGCCTCGACGCAGGAGCTGTTGGCGATGTTGCCCTCGCTGTCCAACGCGGCCGAGGGCCGGTTCGGGCTCGTGTACGAGAGCGGGGACTTCTACTTCCACGCCCCCTTCCTCTTCGGCTTCGACGGGCCTCTCTTCGATGCCATGGGCCGGGCCAGCTTCGACACGCCGGGGATGGCTCGCTCGCTGGCCTTCGTGAAGCGGCTCCAGGACGAGCGGTGGATGCCGCAGGAGGTGTCCGGGGCGCTGGTGAAGACGCTCTTCAACGACGGCCGCGCGGCCATGCTCATCAGCGGCCCGTGGTTCGCGGGTGAGATTGCGCCCTCCGTGCGCTACCGCGTGGTGGCGCTGCCCACGGTGAGCGAGACGGGCACACCCATGAAGCCGTTCCTGGGCGTGGAGGCGGCCTTCGTCTCGGCGCGCTCGGAGCAGTCCGCGCGGGCGCATGCGCTGGCGCGCTTCCTGTCCGTGGGCGAGGCGTCGCGGGTGCGCACCACGGTGGGCCGACAGATTCCCGCGGACGTGGCGGCGTACGAGACGCAGGAGGTGAAGGAGGACACGCTCATCTCCTCCTTCCGCGAGGCGGCGCGCGACGCGACGCCCATGCCCAACACGCTGGAGATGGCGCGCGTGTGGGAGCCCATGAAGCTGGCCTTGCGCGCCGTGCTCCAGGGCGGCGTGAAGCCCGAGGACGCAGGCGCCCTGGCGGACCGCCGCTATCGCGCGCTGCACCGGGAGCGCCCCTCCGACGCGAATCCCGTTCCGTGGCTGGGGTTCATGGGAGCCATGGCGCTGGGCGGCACGGCGTATGTGCTGATGCGACCCGCGGGAGCGCGGTCCCTGCGCCAGCGCTATCCCGACCTGACTCGAGCGGCGACCTACGTGGCGCCAGCGGCCGCGGGCGTGCTGGTGCTGGTGTTCATCCCGTTCGTCGTGGGCCTGAGCCTGTCGCTGTTCCACCACGACGCGGGGCAGTACACCTTCGTGGGGCTGGCCAACTTCGTCGACATCCTGGCGAGCCGGGGCTACAGCATCAGCGAGCCGCTCTCGTTCTACTTCACGCTGGCGGTGACGCTCCTCTGGGCGGTGGTGAACGTGGTGCTCCACGTGTGCATCGGCCTGGGGCTGGCGCTGCTCTTGAGGGACCCGCTGCTGAAGCTGCGCGGCATGTACCGCGTGCTGCTCATCATCCCGTGGGCGGTGCCCAACTACATCACCGCGCTGATGTGGAAGGGCATGTTCCACCGGCAGTTCGGCGCCATCAACGGCCTGCTCGCGCTGCTGGGGCTGGAGCCGGTGAGCTGGTTCACCCGCTTCTCCACCGCCTTCGCGGCCAACGTGGCCACCAACACGTGGCTGGGCTTCCCCTTCATGATGGTGGTGGCGCTCGGGGCGCTGCAGTCCATTCCGCAGGAGCTCTACGAGGCGGCGGAGGTGGACGGTGCCAGTCGTTGGACGCAGTTCCGGCGCATCACCCTGCCCCTCCTGAAGCCCGCCATGCTGCCCGCGGTGGTGCTGGGCAGCGTGTGGACGTTCAACATGTTCAACATCATCTACCTCGTGTCGGGCGGAGAGCCGGGCGGCGGCACGGACATCCTGGTGTCCGAGGCGTTCCGCTGGGCCTTCCAGCGCAACGAGCAATACGGCTTCGCGGCGGCGTACTCGGTCCTCATCTTCCTGGTGCTGCTGGGATGGTCCGCCTTCACCAAGCGACTGCTGCGCTCCGAGGAGTCCGCGTGATGAAGAAGCCCTCCTGGCTGAAGATGGCGGGCATCCACGCGGGGCTGAGCGTGATGTGCATGGTGACGCTCTACCCGGTGCTGTGGGTGGTGAAGATGGCGCTGTCGCCCGTGGACGGCATGTCGCTCACGGCCAATCCCTTCCCCGACGCCGTCACGCTCGACCACTTCCGCGCGGTGCTCTGGAGCTCGGATGCGCAGGGGCGCTGGGTGTTCGGGCGGCAGCTGCTGGCGAGCCTCATCGTGGGTGGCGCCACCACGGGGGTGGGCTTGAGCCTCGCGGTGACGGCGGCCTATGCGCTGTCGCGCTTCCGCTTCCCCTGCAAGGAAGGCGGGATGCAGGCGCTGCTCATCACGCAGATGTTCCCGGCGACGCTGATGCTGGTGCCCATCTACAGCATCCTCCAGAAGCTGGCGCTGCTCGACAGCCTCACGGGGCTGGTGCTGGTCTACGCCACCACCTCGCTGCCCTTCTGCATCTGGATGTTGAAGGGCTACTTCGACACGCTGCCGCGCGAGCTGGAGGAAGCGGCGGTGATGGACGGGGCCTCGCCGTTCCAGGTGTTCATCCATGTCGTGCTGCCACTGGCCCGCCCCGCGCTGGCCGTGACTGCGCTGTTCTCCTTCATGACCGCGTGGAACGAGTTCGTGCTCGCCGCCACGCTCATCAACGACCCGACCCGCTTCACCCTGCCCGTCGCCCTCCAGCGGTACGTGGGCGAGTACAAGGTGGAGTGGGGAAAGTTCGCCGCCTGCGCGCTGGTGGTCTCCGCGCCGGTCATGGCGCTGTTCTTCGCTCTCCAGAAACACCTCGTCGGCGGACTGACCGCTGGCGGAGTCAAGGGGTGATGGCCGATGTCGTCGCGGTGTTCGCGTTTCATCCTTCTCGTCCTGCCGTTGCTCGCGCTGGCCTGTGGTGATTCCCAGAAGGGACATCCGCCACCCTCGCCCACTCCGCCCACCGTTAGGGAGGTCACGCCCACGGGCGGCCCCATCGCCGGGAACACGCTCATCAACGTCTACGGCTCGGGGTTCGAGCCAGGCGCGAAGCTGTACCTGGGCAACCAGGAGGCGCTGCGCACCGTCGTGGTCAACTCCTTCCGCATCTACGGCTACTCGCCCACGGCGAGCACCGCGAAGGTGGACGTCCGGGTGGTGAATCCGGACAGCAGCTTCGGCGTGCTGGTCGGAGGCTTCACCTACGAGGGCCCCCCGACCGCGTCCATCAGCCAGGCCGAGGTCCTCAACGGCAACACGGAGGCCATCAGCGGCGGGCCGCCGGTGGGGGTGCTCGTGCGAGGCGCCATCACCGTCGCGGGCCTGACGCGAGGCGTGGGCCAGGGCGGCGGCGTGCGCGCACAGGTGGGCTTCGCCGCCGCGGACGCGGAGCTGCTCAAGCCGGAGAGCTACACGTGGGAGGAGGCCACGTACGAGGGCGACTCCGACAGCGGCGAGGCGGACATCTACAAGGGCAACGTGCTGTTGCAGCCCGCCATCGGTGGCGAGAGCCGCGAGTGGGTCATCACCCTGCGCTTCTCCATCGACGGCGGGAAGACCTGGGTGATGGCGGATGGCGACGGCATGGCCAACGGCGTGGCGGCGAACATGCTGCGCCGGGTGTTCATCTCCCGGCCCCGCGTGGACTACTGCAAGCTGGGACCGGACGGGAACGGGGCCAACCCGGAGGTGTTCTACCGCCCCACGGACACGACGCGGCACAAGGTGCTGGGGCAGGTCTTCGCTGCGGGCATCACGCAAGGCGCGGGGGCGGGGTCGGGCGTGGTGGCGCAGTTGGGCATCGGGCCGGAGGGGACGGACCCTCGGGAGTCGAGGGACTGGACGTGGGTGCCCGCGGTGTACAAGGCCGAGCACGGCAACAATGACGAGTGGGAAGCGGAGCTGCCCAACCCCGGCACGGTGGGCACGTACAAGCTCGCCTTCCGCTTCAGCATCAGCGCGAACGCGTGGCGCGTCTGCGACGCGGACGGCGTCAATGACAGCACCGAGGGACCGCTGACGTTCAGCATGACGAAGCTGGGCACGCTCACGGTGGGCAACGAGGCGCCGAAGCCGCCCGTGGGCTGGTGCAAGATTGGCGAGGACCAGAAGGCACCCGAGGCCATCAGCTACCAGACGACGCAGACGGCGGGACTGAAGACGGTCTATGCCCAGGTCAACATGGCGGGCGTGACGGACAAGGAGGGCCCGGGGCCTGGGCTGTCCGGACAGCTCGGCTGGGGGCCGGCGAACGAGGACCCTCGCGACTCGCCCGTGTGGAACTGGAGCACGGCGCTCGTCTTCAACAAGGACAACTTCACGGTCAACGACGAGTGGAAGGCCGTGCTCCCCAACCCCGGGCAGAACGGCGATTTCCGCTACGCGGTTCGCTTCAGCGCCAATGGCGGGCCCGTGCGCGTCTGCGATGGGAATGGCACGGACGATGGAGGACAGGCGTTCGAGCTGGACCAGTTGGGCCAGCTGTCCGTGTCCGGCACGGTGGTGGTGCCCAAGGTCATCGGCTACTGCAAGATGGGGCGCTCGGACGTCAACACGCCGGAGACGGTGGACTATGTGGCGGGCGCCGCGGCCAACCGACAGGTCCGCGCGCAAGTGTTCGTGCATGGCGTGACGGACAGCCAGGGTGCTGGCGCGGGCGTGGAGGGACAGCTCGGCTGGGGCCCCGTGGGTGAGAACCCGGCCACGTCGGCGCAGTGGAACTGGTCGACCTCGGCGACGTACCTGGATGAGTCCGGCAACAACGACCAGTTCGAGACGACGCTTCCGCATCCAGGGGCCGTGGGCAGCTACCGCTTCGTGTACCGGTTCAAGGTGAACGACGGCGCGTGGATGCTGTGCGATTCGGATGGGAACAACGGCGGGACGCTGACCTTCGACCCGGCGTTGATGGGCACCGTCAATGTGGTCGCGCCGCAAGACATCACCATCGGCTGGTGCAAGCTCGGCGGTGAGGCCTTCGAGGCCCCGCCGAGCGAGGTGTACCGAGTGGGCCAGGCGCCGAAGCCCCTCTACGCACAGGTCTACATGCAGGGTGTCACGCCGGGCGCGGGCGCGGGCGCGGGGATTCAGGGGCAGGTGGGCTACGGCCCCGAGACCGATGCGCCGGAGTCAGCGAGCTGGCACTGGACCTCCACGGGCGCGAGCTTCAATCGGGCGTCTGGCGACAACCAGAGCAATGACGAGTGGGTGGCGCCGCTTCCCAATCCGGGCACCGTGGGGCGCTACAAGTTCGCGTTCCGCTTCAACGTGAATGGGGGGAACTACCGGTACTGCGACGCGGATGGACTGGGCACCGACGGCTTCACGCTGGCGCAGGCGGGTGGGCTGGAGGTGAGGCCCGTCGCGGTGGACTCGTGCCAGCTCCTGGGGCCCGCGACGCTCAACGCGACACCCGGTGGCACCACGCCGGTGGTGCGCGGACAGGTGCTGGTGACAACGGTGACGGATGCGACCCACGGGGCAGCGGGCGCTGGCGTCACGGCCGAGGTGGGGCATGGACCCGCGGACTCGAATCCGGCGACCACATCAAGCTGGGTCTGGACGGCCGCCAGCTTCGTGGCGGAGACCGATGGCGGCGCGCAGGATGCCTACGAAACGGCGCTGACGGCTCCGTCGCAGGAGGGGACGTACGCGGTGGCCGTTCGCTTCCGGTATCAGTCGACGGGCGCGTGGGCGTACTGCGACCGGGATGGAAGCGCCAATGGGTACCAGACGGGGCAAGCCTCCACGTTGTCAGTGGTGGAAGTCGTCCCTCCTCGAGTGGACAGGTGCCGGCTCGGAGGAGAGGTCGCGGGTCCACCGCCGCGTGAGACGTATGCGCTGGGGGCCCAGGCTTCGCGGGTCATCGCGGTCCAGGTCCACGAAGCGGGAGTGACACCGGGCGACGGCGCCGGAGCGGACATCGTCGCCGAGCTGGGTGTCGGACCGGCCGGGGCGGGTCCCGGGGACGCGCGCTGGGAGTGGGCCCCCGCGACTCATGGCGCGGACACGGGCTCGGGCCAGGATGACGAGTATCGAGCCACGCTCCCCAACCGGGTGACGGCGGGGCTCTACCACTTCGCCTATCGCGTGAGGTTGGGAGCGGGTCCCTTCGTGTACTGCGACGCGCAGGGGACGACCGAGGGAGGGGACACCTTCGACCTCGCCCAGGCAGGAACCCTGGTGGTGCGGGACTACGCCTCGGAGTCCTGTCAGCTCATGCTCGTCGACAAGAGTACCGTGGGGAGTGGAAGCGCAGTGGGGGTGACAGGCCGGGTGACTGCCCCCGGATTCACCACGAACGGGACGGACGCCGCCGAGCTTCAAGTCCAGGTCGGCCTGGGCAATGCGGATGTGGATGCCTCGGTGACGCCCGGGGCCTTCAGTTGGAAGCCCGCGACATACTCCGGGCCCGCGAGCGCGGAGGAGTTCACCGCGGAGTTGAGGCCGGCCTACACCACGAGTCGCGCCGTGAGCCTTCGCTACAGGACCGAGGGGACGGCCTGGACGTACTGCGACAAGGACGGGAGCAACCCTGGGGGCGACTACTCCCAGGGACAGCAGCACGTGCTGACCGTCGAGAACCACTCCGGCATCGACTACTGCCGGCTCCAGTGGCCGCAGCGGCTGAGCCAGCTGAACGGAGGCCGGACGATGTACGGCCTTATCTACGAGCCTGGGGTGACGGACACCCAGGCCCCAGGCCCCCACCTCACGGCGGAGCTTGGCCATGGTCCCAAGGACCAGGACCCCGGGGTGAGCCCGGCGTGGACCTGGGTCCTCGGCAGCATCAACAACGACGGCGGCGCGGATGAGTTCAAGGCCGACCTGCCCGCCAACGCTTCCTTCAACAACGGGTACCTGTGGAGGTACCGGGTCGGCACGGGGCCCTACTGCTTCGGGGACTGGGGGGTGGAAGGGCAGCCGGGAGGATCCGGCAACGGAGTGACCCTGGAGGATCTGGGCACAGTGGACGTAGCCCCTGCTCCCTAGGCCCCTAAGTCACCGTGCGCGCGGGCATTTTCACGGTCCGCGCGCGCGTTGACCGAATGATCTGGCTGTTCGAAACAGGTGCTTGACAGTGGAGGAGGGCACTTATAAAAGCCCCCCCATCGCAGCGCGGAACACGCCTCCGGGCGGATAGCTCAGCGGCAGAGCGTCGCCCTTACAAGGCGAGGGTCACAGGTTCAATCCCTGTTCCGCCCAAGAATGTTGTGGGGAGTTAGTTCAGTTGGTTAGAACGCCGGCCTGTCACGCCGGAGGCCACGGGTTCAAGTCCCGTACTCCTCGCCAAGAGAAGCCCAGCAATCCTCAGGGGTTGCTGGGCTTTTTGTTTTCCGCCCTACTCCTATGTGCCCTCAATGTGCCCCTCCGGCGTCGCCATGCTGCGCGGCATCGGATTGATGAGGCGAGGGCCGGTCGAGCTGCTGCACGGCGCTTTCCCGGGCCTCTGGTGCAAGGTGGGCGTACCGCATCGTCATTTCGATGGTGGCGTGGCCCATCAGCCCCTGGATGACCTTCAAAGGGACTCCACGCATGGCGAGGTGGCTGCCGTAGGTGTGGCGCAGGTCGTGCCATGAGATGCGCCCCTGCTCGCGGGTGATGCCCGCCTGCCCCACCGCTCGTGAGAGCCTGTGCTCCGTCATGCTGGCGGTGAGCGGCTCGCCGTCCGGCTGGCAGAACACGTAGGGGCCGCGCAGGTGCCGGTGCCCCCTGAGTGCCTCCACGGCTGAGCTGGGCAGGTCCACGGTTCGCTCCCGGCCGCTTTTGGGGAGGTCCGTCACCCCCTGCCAGATGGAGCGCTGCACCTTGAGCTTGCCGCGCCGCAAGTCCAGGTCGCCCCACTGGAGCCCAATCAATTCGCCATGACGAAGCCCCGTCTTGACCGCCATCAGAATCAACGGGGGCCACTCTGGCTCGGCAGCGTCGATCAGGCGTTCCGCCTCCTCGAAGATGGGGCAGCCTTCTGCCCGGGGATGCCCGCTGACTTCTTCCGCATCGCGGCCTTGAAGTCCTCGATCTCTGCTGGACCGATGGCTCCAAGGAGCGTGTCCCCGAATGCAGGGATCAGGTGGTCATCCAAAATCTGCCGCTTGGTGACGACGCTGGAGTGTTTGTTGTTGTTCTCGCTGTACGACATGAAGCGCGGGATGAACTTCGCCATCGCGAGTGGCGCGCCCTCCCCTGCTTCTCCTTTCCGAAGGTGCCGGTCAGAAGCGCGTGGCGGACCTGACGCTCGCACTCTTCGGCGCCGCGACGGATGGATCGAAGACCCGCGCTTCTTGAAGGTCGTCTCCACCGGGTGCGGCGCAGGTAGACAGCAATGATGTCCGGGGGCTTAGGGCGCCTCGCAAGAGCCGATGACGCCACCCCGTCACGGGTCGTCGGCCATGTCGTCGAGCTGGCCTTCGGCGATGTCCCGGTAGAAGGGCACCACCTCGACTGCCAACACGTCGCGCATCAGCTGGCGTGCTCTGTCGAAGTCGCCGGCATCCTTGTGCCGGTACATGAAGTGGAGAGCATCCGTCAGCCTGTCTGAGCCCTCCCGGATGCGTCGAGAACACTCC
This window contains:
- a CDS encoding sugar ABC transporter permease, which gives rise to MKKPSWLKMAGIHAGLSVMCMVTLYPVLWVVKMALSPVDGMSLTANPFPDAVTLDHFRAVLWSSDAQGRWVFGRQLLASLIVGGATTGVGLSLAVTAAYALSRFRFPCKEGGMQALLITQMFPATLMLVPIYSILQKLALLDSLTGLVLVYATTSLPFCIWMLKGYFDTLPRELEEAAVMDGASPFQVFIHVVLPLARPALAVTALFSFMTAWNEFVLAATLINDPTRFTLPVALQRYVGEYKVEWGKFAACALVVSAPVMALFFALQKHLVGGLTAGGVKG
- a CDS encoding glycogen debranching protein encodes the protein MSTPRWLLPRGATLVALLTVTGCGESDYVRLYHSEPRAPSYSVHDVESMRHMGATFSDQGVNFSLYSENATRLELLLFDDPEQNRPSRTYELTRYGDVWNVYVEGVGLGQHYGFRAWGPNWEFDPDWFPGAIHGFRADVDVEGNRFNPNKLLTDPYSKALHRDHDWSKGSTASGPARTEVTYAASAKSVIVESQYAWGEAERRWRDNRQDEQWAGHRWQDLIVYEVHAKGFTADGASGVRFPGTYRGMGEKADYFADLGITAVELLPIHEKPLDGGYWGYQTINFFAPELSYAAHRQPHQVIDEFKWMVEELHKRNIEVIVDVVYNHTGEGGLWREKLESDDVQPGEPLDSLDPAEVAGLYSFRGIDNQAYYGLNGDRRTYWNNTGVGNQTRPNHRPMRKLIIDSLRFYVEELHVDGFRFDLAPILGERDQDYNRWDDPRNTVLQEIVDDPVLQRYNTRIIAEPWSAGGWYCMPMGEFPNSLTQPGHGWYEWNGRFRDWWRSFINKDDWKLNSNEGSLCGRPGSADGPFLMYGSKEWYERNGRRPYHSMNFITVHDGFTMYDLFAYDVKQNKCGPLNPVCCDTPNSPFCDKESGENHNRSRNWGALGDARGESLRRQMMRNAFMAMMVSHGTPMILGGDEWMRTQLGNNNAYSTRADNPFNWYQWGTYLARDERHRMYEFVKAAIRLRKENSHAFAPASYGKGAPLVWKSARNTEPADWDSKQLMMHYPDRSFGPELVVLINMEPRAVEFSLPPGRTWKRLIDTQAYFDSPEYLSSVGLDSRATGNAWLEAPAPVPGTTYGVPERTIVVLRAE
- a CDS encoding sn-glycerol-3-phosphate ABC transporter ATP-binding protein UgpC gives rise to the protein MADVILNGIKKSFGANLIVKGVDLHVRQGEFLVMVGPSGCGKTTLLRLIAGLEQVDAGEVRIGETRVNDVPPRDRDVAMVFQSYALYPHMTVRENLAFGLSLRKLPSAEIASRVAEVAGMLELSHLLERKPKALSGGQRQRVAMGRAIVRRPKVFLFDEPLSNLDTALRVQMRGELARLHRRLGATMIYVTHDQVEAMTLATRVAVFNGGVLQQVGPPLELYHRPANRFVAGFLGSPSMNFLEARRDGANLVGKGFTLLCPPDLSPETQRVLVGLRPQDLRVAPLGPLSGTVDAVERLGFDGYAFVTTEAGPVAARFDKGTQVSVGDRATLAPVADALHLFTEDGARALRHPTEQASLEVAS
- a CDS encoding DUSAM domain-containing protein, translated to MADKPNWDPIRALARRVLREDGQLILTEDVRQLLVRTASEVAIPAADATAALATEAGARTLLEECSRRIREGSDRLTDALHFMYRHKDAGDFDRARQLMRDVLAVEVVPFYRDIAEGQLDDMADDP
- a CDS encoding extracellular solute-binding protein, encoding MKRWAALLLLAVAWSAHAADAPAPLKLWHAYRGGEETALLQATARFTETTGVKVDLLGLPYDAYAHKLTNAIPHGAGPDVFIFNHERLRNFHSQNLVAATAKDFVRADYFANTVEALEVDGTVYGYPLSLKSLALYVNTDLVPRPPASTQELLAMLPSLSNAAEGRFGLVYESGDFYFHAPFLFGFDGPLFDAMGRASFDTPGMARSLAFVKRLQDERWMPQEVSGALVKTLFNDGRAAMLISGPWFAGEIAPSVRYRVVALPTVSETGTPMKPFLGVEAAFVSARSEQSARAHALARFLSVGEASRVRTTVGRQIPADVAAYETQEVKEDTLISSFREAARDATPMPNTLEMARVWEPMKLALRAVLQGGVKPEDAGALADRRYRALHRERPSDANPVPWLGFMGAMALGGTAYVLMRPAGARSLRQRYPDLTRAATYVAPAAAGVLVLVFIPFVVGLSLSLFHHDAGQYTFVGLANFVDILASRGYSISEPLSFYFTLAVTLLWAVVNVVLHVCIGLGLALLLRDPLLKLRGMYRVLLIIPWAVPNYITALMWKGMFHRQFGAINGLLALLGLEPVSWFTRFSTAFAANVATNTWLGFPFMMVVALGALQSIPQELYEAAEVDGASRWTQFRRITLPLLKPAMLPAVVLGSVWTFNMFNIIYLVSGGEPGGGTDILVSEAFRWAFQRNEQYGFAAAYSVLIFLVLLGWSAFTKRLLRSEESA
- a CDS encoding IPT/TIG domain-containing protein, coding for MSSRCSRFILLVLPLLALACGDSQKGHPPPSPTPPTVREVTPTGGPIAGNTLINVYGSGFEPGAKLYLGNQEALRTVVVNSFRIYGYSPTASTAKVDVRVVNPDSSFGVLVGGFTYEGPPTASISQAEVLNGNTEAISGGPPVGVLVRGAITVAGLTRGVGQGGGVRAQVGFAAADAELLKPESYTWEEATYEGDSDSGEADIYKGNVLLQPAIGGESREWVITLRFSIDGGKTWVMADGDGMANGVAANMLRRVFISRPRVDYCKLGPDGNGANPEVFYRPTDTTRHKVLGQVFAAGITQGAGAGSGVVAQLGIGPEGTDPRESRDWTWVPAVYKAEHGNNDEWEAELPNPGTVGTYKLAFRFSISANAWRVCDADGVNDSTEGPLTFSMTKLGTLTVGNEAPKPPVGWCKIGEDQKAPEAISYQTTQTAGLKTVYAQVNMAGVTDKEGPGPGLSGQLGWGPANEDPRDSPVWNWSTALVFNKDNFTVNDEWKAVLPNPGQNGDFRYAVRFSANGGPVRVCDGNGTDDGGQAFELDQLGQLSVSGTVVVPKVIGYCKMGRSDVNTPETVDYVAGAAANRQVRAQVFVHGVTDSQGAGAGVEGQLGWGPVGENPATSAQWNWSTSATYLDESGNNDQFETTLPHPGAVGSYRFVYRFKVNDGAWMLCDSDGNNGGTLTFDPALMGTVNVVAPQDITIGWCKLGGEAFEAPPSEVYRVGQAPKPLYAQVYMQGVTPGAGAGAGIQGQVGYGPETDAPESASWHWTSTGASFNRASGDNQSNDEWVAPLPNPGTVGRYKFAFRFNVNGGNYRYCDADGLGTDGFTLAQAGGLEVRPVAVDSCQLLGPATLNATPGGTTPVVRGQVLVTTVTDATHGAAGAGVTAEVGHGPADSNPATTSSWVWTAASFVAETDGGAQDAYETALTAPSQEGTYAVAVRFRYQSTGAWAYCDRDGSANGYQTGQASTLSVVEVVPPRVDRCRLGGEVAGPPPRETYALGAQASRVIAVQVHEAGVTPGDGAGADIVAELGVGPAGAGPGDARWEWAPATHGADTGSGQDDEYRATLPNRVTAGLYHFAYRVRLGAGPFVYCDAQGTTEGGDTFDLAQAGTLVVRDYASESCQLMLVDKSTVGSGSAVGVTGRVTAPGFTTNGTDAAELQVQVGLGNADVDASVTPGAFSWKPATYSGPASAEEFTAELRPAYTTSRAVSLRYRTEGTAWTYCDKDGSNPGGDYSQGQQHVLTVENHSGIDYCRLQWPQRLSQLNGGRTMYGLIYEPGVTDTQAPGPHLTAELGHGPKDQDPGVSPAWTWVLGSINNDGGADEFKADLPANASFNNGYLWRYRVGTGPYCFGDWGVEGQPGGSGNGVTLEDLGTVDVAPAP